The DNA window AGTGATTTGACCTGTTCTATAACTAAATCTGAATGAGCATGTGCTACATCAAGAACAATACAATCACACCCTGCATCAACAAGCGCTTTTGCGCGCTCAAGCGTATCTTTTACTCCCACCGCAGCAGCAACGCGAAGACGACCTTTCTCATCACGTGTAGCATGAGGCCAAAACTCTAACCGATGCAGGTCTTTTGTAGTAATTAATCCAAATACTTTTCCTTCACGCAAAATAGGAAGCTTTTCAATTCGATGTTCGTGTAAAATTCGTTTTGCCTCTTCTAATGGCACACCATATTGGGCAATAATTAAGCGATTACGCGGTGTCATCACATCCTGAACTTTGCGAGATTGATCTGTCTCAAATAAATAATCGCGAGAAGTGAAAATTCCTACCAGTTCATCCGAGCTTGTAACCAATAAGCTCGTAACACCTTTTTCTTTCATGATATAAACTGCATCCGCAATAGTAATGTAAGGCGAACAGCACACAGGATTATCAATAATATAACTTGTACTTCGTTTTACTTTACGTACTTCTTCAACCTGTTCGACAATAGTATTAAACTGATGGATTGTGCCAATTCCCCCCTCTCGAGCCAACGCAATCGCCATTTTATGTTCAGTAACAGTTGCCATATTTGCGCTTGCCAAAGGCGTAGCCAGAACAATATTTTTAGTAAATCGAGAAGTAACATCTGCCTCAGCACGTGAAGAAAGAGGAGTTCGTTTTGGAACTAAAAGCACATCAGCATACGTTAAACCGAGTCGTAGATTAGATAATGGATTCATCATATCACCCGGTAATTTCCCTACACAGTCATGCCTTATATAGATTATGGTAATAGAAACACAACACGACTAAAAAGAATAAAATAACCAAATACACTTTGTAATTGATATGAATTACAGATATGACCCTAAAATACAAAAACATTAAAAATACACCTCATCCCTCCTCATTATGCAAAAATACATTCCTTTTCTTACTCTCGCTGCCGTTCTAGGATGTGATGATAACCATTCTAGGACGGAAATTAACACTAGGTTTGAAAGTGAAGATATACACACAAGTTTATCATACAATACAAACTCTGATGAGAAAGCGCCATCATTATTGAAATACGCCCGTTGGGAAAAAGTAGTTGATGACCGTACCGTAGAATATAATCTCAATTTCATAGATTTTAAAGAAAAAGAACTTCGACAAACCAGCTGTGACCCAAAAACCAGAAAGCTAATTCTTGAAGAGGGAATAGAAAATAGAGAGGGAGAATTAACGTATGTTCTTTTATTTCAGCCTACTAGTGACCCAACCACCCAAGAATATCTTGGCTTTGGCTGCAGACTAACAAACCCCTCTTATCAAGGGTATCCCCAAGACTATCTTTCTATCACAAAAGGTAGTATTCTCCCTGAAGAAAAATGTCTTGACCTCTATCTCCGATCTCAAGGTGTTGATCCTGCAACACTAGCTCCTGCGTATGGATTGCAAACCAATTTTGCTGTACGAGATTTACTCGAACAACGACGACTTAATTTGATAGGCCAGATGGCTTCGATAGAAGAGCAATTAAAAGCAGAACTCAATAAGCCCAAACCAGATGCACAATAAGATTTCTCATATCTCTTCGCCCCACCACAATATTTATAAATAACCTACTCTCCAAACCAATTATGGGACGTATTAAAACTACACGTATCAAACGAAAAACCAAAGAACTCCTCAAAATGCACGGAGAAAAATTCTCTGCAGATTTTACTCAAAATAAGCTTCTTACCAACAAATTTACCACGGTACAAGGCAAAAAATTGCGAAATATCATTGCAGGATACATGACTCGCCTTAAAAAACGCGAAGCATAGATTTTCTATTTCTTTCTTTAACTGTTTACTAATTAACATAACACACTAAAAGTAACACGAAGAACTCTGGAATGAACAGCCATCCCTCCATAATTTTGTAAAAAAAAGAATCATCATTACCGCTTGTTTTCTAAACGTACTCTCTTACAAGAGCAGAGTTTATAAATAAACTCCTGTTCACACCACCCAGATGACTCAAGCCAAGAAAAGTGTTGAAAAAAAAGAACACATACATACTCAACCAGAAATAAATATCGCATTAGTAGGTCATGTTGATCACGGAAAAACCACTCTTACCGAACGTCTAAGTGGGAAATGGACAGACACACATTCTGAAGAACTCAAACGCGGTATTACCATTCGTTTAGGCTACGCTGATTTTGATATTTATCTTGACGAAGAAAATAATTTTTACACCACAAAAGAAAAAAGTTTCAAAACCAATAAACCTACTAAACACTTACGCAAAATTTCATTAGTAGATGCGCCCGGTCACGAATCCCTTATGGCAACCATGCTCTCGGGAGCAGCAATTGTTGATGGAGCACTTTTACTTGTCGCTGCAAATGAAAAATGCCCTCAACCTCAAACCAAAGAACATCTCATGGCGCTCCAAATCACGGGAATTAAGAACGTAATTGTTATCCAAAATAAAATTGATCTTGTCAGTAAAGAAGAAGCATTACAAAACTACCAAGAAATCAGAGAATTCCTTTCCAATACGCCTTTTAAAGACGCCCCTATCATCCCTATTTCTGCTCGAGCTAATGTCAATATTGATATGTTACTTGAAGCCATCCAAACCTATATTGCTACACCAACTCGTAATACCAAAGATCTTCCCAGCATGCTCATTGCGAGATCATTTGATATTAACAAACCAGGAATTAAACCTGCCCAGCTCACCGGAGGAGTTCTAGGTGGAACAGTCAAACAAGGAAGTTTTCATATTGGCGATGAAGTAGAAATTGCACCAGGATATATGGTTGAAGAAAAAAACAAAAAAATCTGGAAACCCCTCCATACTAAAGTAGTGCAAATTTTCTCAGGGGGACAACCAGTAGAAGAGATTATGCCTGGTGGAAGTATGGCTCTCAAAACTGATCTTGATCCTTCTATCGTTAAATCAGATGCTCTTACCGGATGCCTTGTAGGAAAGCCAGGAAAACTTCCCCCAGTCCATTATCAAATTGCGTTGGATACATTTTTACTCGAACGCGTTGTTGGAACGAAAGAAGAAACAGAAGTAAAACCCCTCGCCAAACAAGAAGTACTTATGCTTAATGTTAATTCTGCAGCAACCGTGGGCGTTGTTGTTGATCCTTCTAAAAAGAATACAACCTGTGTTCTCAAAAAACCAATTTGCGCAAGTGTTGGCGATCGTATCACTATCTCTCGTCGAGTAGGAGATCGATTTAGATTGATTGGGTACGGAATTTTAAAATAAGCACTAAGAGAATAAGAGAGTACAACCCGTGAGTAGATTTATTAACTTCTTTTATTTAATTAGATAATACATGCGATCTCATTTAATCACTAATTTTCCTAAAAACTACCCCTTCTACAAAAAAATTATTCCCAACATAATCTATTTTGTAACCGGAATAGTAATACAGAAACGAAGCAATTTACTCACAAGAAAAGATCAAATTCAAACTCGCTTCCATCTTCGTCGAGGAGATATCCTGCTCTTAGGCAACCTGCATGAGCTTTCTGCCCCCGTAATTGGTGGAGCATTGACACATGCAACACTCTATATCGGCAGAAAAAAATGCATTGAAGCAGTAGGAACAGGAGTTCGCTACTCTACATTAGATCATATTTTCACAACCTACGATACGCTTGTCATTCTACGCCTTCCAAAAAAAACAAAACATAAACGGTACCTTGTACGTCATGCTATCAAATTTGCGAAAGCTCAACTTGGCAAAGCATACGATTGGGACTTTAGCCAAACCAAACAAGGTTATTTTTGCAGCAAGTTAGTCAACGAATCATATCGTGCTGCCGGCTATAAAACAAAATTAACTTCCTCTACTAAACCACGGTCATTTTTTCAAAAAATAGTGTACACACTATCTCATTCCATAACTGCGCTGCGACCAGAACATTTTATTTATGGAAATTTTGAATTAATATTTATGTCACATAACCTTACTCGCAAAGGCAAAAAGATATTATTAAAAGACCAAAAAAGTAACTAACCAGTACTAACGCAAGTTTATATATCATTTTTTGTACCATCATATTGTGGTTCGATTAATTTCCTATAATATTGAATATTGTGAAGGAATGGAAGGAATATGGTACCAATATCTCTACTTTTGGCGTATTTTCTTTCCTCCAAAAAAAATAAATCAAGAAATAGTTGAAGAACTTAAAAAAATCAAACCAGATATTCTTACTCTTATTGAAGTTGACACTGGGTCTTTTCGAAACCATGGAAAAGATGAAGTTCGGTTTGTTGAGGAAAGTCTTCATCTAAAAAGTTTTGTTGAACGAGTAAAATATCCCTTACAAGGATGGTTGAAATTATTCCACCATGTTCCAGTACTTAACAAACAAGCAAATGCGATCATCTCTAAGTACCCTATAATCAGTCATAAATACCATGTTTTGCATGAAGGCACAAAACGCGTTGTGATTGAAGCAACCCTTAAATGCCCGCATAAAGTGACTCTACTCGCTGCTCACTTAGCCCTTGGAAAAGAAACACGCATGCTCCAAATTAAAGAATTAATCAATATAGTAAACTCAATCAAAAATCCCGTCATCCTAATGGGAGATTTTAATACATTTAACGGAGAAGAAGAGATAGCTGAATTGCTCAAACGAACACATCTGAGTGATAAAATCAAATTAGATAAAGAATCTATACCATTTACTGAACCAGCTTGGCACCCCACACGAAGATTGGATTATATTCTTACATCAAAACAAATCAATGTCAAGAGATATTCCGTTCTTCATTTCGCGTTTTCAGATCATTTGCCACTGATGATCGATTTTACATTTAAAAAATAAACACAGAAATTTTTAGACAAAGAAAGTAAAGATGAATACTAAATGACTATATTCATCTGATTTAAAACTTAACCAACAACAAAATTAAGCTCAAACAATACGTTTCTTTTTATGGTTATAACGAATAGTTTTCTCAAAAGCATGTAATTCTTTGAAAAACAACATCTTGAGTTTACGTCGAAATATAACTGTAAAAAGCAGTGCTGCACCTCCCGCCAAGAACAACACGGAATACATTGAAAAACCAACCTGAAACGTGTCACCAACACCATTCAAAATTAAATAACGAGGAATATGTCCCCCGATAAGAATAAACAAAAAAGTCCTAAATGAGATAGGTGTAAGACCCAAAAGAAGAGTTACCGTGTCGCTAGGAAAGATGGGGATAATGTAAGAAATAAGCGCAGCCGCAGGACCGCGTCGTGCAAAAATATGATTGAAATGAGCAATATGATGCGCATCAACGAGCTTTTCAAGAAGAGGTTTACCATACCGCCGTACCAAGAAAAATATTGTGCATGAACCTATTACCAAACCAACAAGAGCTAGTAGCGTTCCAAAAAAAAGACCATAAACATATCCTCCCGCAAGAGCAATAGGCGTACTTGGAATTGGTAAAATGATAGAAACACCCATTAACACAACAAATAATACAATACCCCATCCCCCACTTGTAATCAAGAAATTACGAACAAGATCAGGGGTTGAGAGAAGGGTTAAGAAAGAAGCAGGAGAATGAACTATCAGAACAGGAATGATATTTATTAAAATAATAAAGACTAAGAGCAGATACACAAACATACGATGTTTTGTTTTCACTCATCTTAGAAGAAAAAAATAGTATAAAAAAGTATGGAAATTAAAAGAATGGCCCCGGCGAGACTTTCAATCAGCAACCTGCTGGGCTAAGCGAAGCACATGCCCGCTTTTTTCCCAGGTTTTCTTAAAAGCTGTGTTTGAACTCGCCACCACCGGCTTGCTTAAACAAGCGCATGGAACGCTGCCATATAAGACCGGCGCTCCACCAGGCTAAGCTACGGGGCCACATTTTCTAGAAAAAGACCTGCTTTAAAAGATTTCCTACACAGATGAAGCAGAAAAACAATGAGCCAACAAGCATAGCTACAATCCAAGTACATTTATAAAAACAATGCTAGCACCAGATTTAATGAACACTCACTTCGCTAGTATAGCTCTATTTGCCGCAGGCACAATCGCGACAACACCCAGTTGCGCCACATATCAGATTAATTATACTTCCGATCTAGAAAAAACACCACTCATTGCAGATTACCAAACCCCAAACCAGAACAGAAAATCCCCCAAATATAATATTGAGGATACCCAACCTTTACAAATAGTTCTTGCCGTTTATGCTTCCAAAACTGCCCCATTTCGAGATGGTTCCACCTGCGTGTATGACTCTCAAAAAGAGATAAGTATTGATGAATATCTCCTAATGCAAAAAGAACAGCCCGCCACAATTCGCCTCCCACTTCCCAAATTAATATATTGTCTTGATAAAGATCACGACCAAGAGATAACTCTTTGGGAAGCAGTGACTGAACAGATAAATTTATGTGGATTTACCAGTAATTCCACTCTAAACCAGATTATTACAAGAGCCAATCCGCAACTCCCTCCTATAGATATTACCAGAAATTATTGGACTTGTTTAGAAGAACAAAAAAGAGCAAAATAAGACTTTGAAATTTACACTACTTTTAGATTACAATAAAGATATATAAAAGAAAAAATAGGTATTTGTAGCATAAAGAGGCGTTCCATGAACATTAACCAGCTACGTAAATTAATGGATCGTAAAAAAACTTCTCATAAAGGAGAAAACGGTCACGTTTTAATCATTGGCGGTTCAGAAGAGTACGTCGGAGCAGTTGTTCTTGCTGGTCTTGCAGCGTTGCGTTCTGGATGCGATCTTGTAACCGTTGCTTCACCAGAAAAAGTCGCTTGGGCAATTAATCGTTATTCACCAGATCTACTCACACAAAAAATCAAAGTCGCGTTCACTGTAAAACTTGCAAAAGACATGGTCAAACAAGTTGAAAAATATGATGCAATACTTATTGGTAACGGGATAACCAAACATGCAGATAAGTTCTGTCAATATTTTATCCGTAAATCCCCAAAGTTAAAAGTAATAGACGCAGATGCTCTAAAAGGACTCTCATTTAAAGAATTTAGTAACTCTATTCTTACCCCACATGAAAAGGAACTCGAACAAATGTTGATTAATAGTAACAAAGAGTTTCTTTTACCAAAATTACGTGAAGCAAATCCAAAAGAGAAAGCAGAAATTCTCCAAGGCAACCTTCGTTATTTCTTACAAAACGACAATGTTTTGCTCGTAAAAGGACCAACAGACATTATTATCTCGAAGAACAAAATCGCATTTAATAGAACCGGAAATCAAGGCATGACTAAAGCAGGAACAGGTGATGTGCTTGCAGGTATTTGCGCAGGATTTCTCGCGAAAAGCGGAGATCTTTTCAAAAGCGCAGTTGCCGCATCCTACATTAATGGATATGTTGCGGACATCTTGTTAAAAAACAAAAAAGGATATAGTTTTATTGCCTCTGACATTGTTGAAGACCTAGGAAAAGTTCTCGCAATGGATAAAAAAGTAAAGAAACCGTAAAGATAGGGTTAGATACAGAAGCAGATTAAATCATGTAAGAGTTAGATTTCTGTAGGATCAAAGAAAATTACAATAGCCACACCAGACTTAATCCAACTATACCACTAAAGACGTGCATCAACAAAACCAATAGCCAAACACCTTCTCGTTGAAGAATATTTTTATGAACAAAATACATTGTTTCAATAGTAATGAAGAACCGCAATAGTACTGCAATCAATACGTAACTCCATAAAACCCCTGTAGAGATATACAACCAAGAACATAACGCCCACAATGTTACTAACAGAATAATATCTAGAATAAATAATGTGCGAACAACTCGCACAGTGAGATTATAAAGTCGCACAAAGAGAAATGCAATCGCAATTTCAAGAACTAAGAGCAACGGAATAAGACGTACAAACCAAATCCATTCCTCTCTCTCAAAAAAAGAAGTTGTAGAAGAAAGATTTGCAACCCCCTCTTTTTGCAAAGAAAGGCGAAATGTCCCTCTCGTAGAAAACGATACTTCTTTTGAGATAAAAAGATGAGATAATTCCGGAACAAACACCACGACCCGATAAGGAGTCACAACCGGTTGAGATAAACGAAAGAAACACGCATCTTCGTCACAAGTTAAATCCAACGCACTATATTGCCAGTAACAATCACGATTTGGGTCATACTGGTGAAATGTTTTAAGATCAGCAACAACACCACGCAAAGTAGACTCAACAGCAGGCTCATCTTCTCCGCATAAGAAAAGATTACCTACAACACCAGAAGTAGAGAGAAGAGTGTCCTGTTGAGATAAGCTAAAAGCCAACTCTTCACTCGCAAACACAGATAAACTAAATAAAACTACAAATACAATAAACAAATACATCTTCATTAACATCTTCATTAACATCTTCATAACGAAATCTGCGCAACCATTGCTTAAATAATTATTGGCACTAAAGACTAAGAAGAAAAACATAAGTATCATGAAATTGCAAGATAGCAAAAAATACACCGACAACTAACTCTACTACAGAAAACTATAAAAAGTTGTAAAAAGCGTTTAATTCATTTTGGAGGAAGATGTATGTTATATGAACTTTATCAACGACCTATTCTTACCGTAGGTATAATCGCGTTCCTACTTATCTGGCACTTACTATGGCAAGGACTTGCTCTCTGGCATGCTGCTCGTAATAAACATACTGTATGGTTTATTCTTATTTTACTCCTAAACACCATTGGAATTCTACCAATCATTTACTTAATACTTCATCGTGAAAAAAAACCAACTGCAACAGTTTCCACTACTCCTGAGGTAACACCATCAAAATCAGCACCAAAGAAACGAAAACAAAAAAATGAGCCAAAATCAGAATAGATACTAGATTTAGATTTGAAACAACAAAAACCATTTTTCCTAGGTTTAGGCAAGTCATTTTCAATAAGCCAAAAGGTTTTTAAAGCATTCACACTCCAACGCCCTAAACGCCCTGGTGGTGTAGCCCGGATTGTATGTCTTACGACACGCAAGGGTAAACTATCATACTGCCCTTTCGCGGCGGAAAGCGGAGCTTTCGAGCTCTTCTGTCGAAGAGAGGCAGTGACCCGGGTTCGAATCCCGGCCAGGGCACTTTATCTTTCGTTCTAGCCTTATTGCGTTTATGAATAGAATTCCCTACAGAAGACATGTGTTGCCAAGAAAGGGTTAACGTATGATCTTCTGTGGGGGGGATGTCAAAATTTGTAGTGCCATCGGCATTAAGTTGATATTTCAAATAATGTTTTGGATACGGCCAAGGATGTTCTGGATTAACATGAGGTACGCACCCATCAACACGCACAGCAATACTTTTAGTTGATTTTTGGAGTGCTGTTGGATCGGTGGTTTTGTGCAAGAGTAGAATTTATATATTCTAATACCTATACTTAAGACGTGGCAAAACTTGATCAGAGTTTTTGGAAAGAAGCGTTACAGCACGCTTTCAGGAAAGATATTCCAATTCTGCTGTATTTAGTTTATCTCTGGTTTGGTGTGCTTGATGTCGGCATGACGCGAATCTACCAGATCACGAGTTCTGATGTGGTCAGCACCTCAATTATTCTGGCCGTGATAATCTTGCCTGCTATACCTGTGATTATGCGCGTGTGGTACACGCGATAAGATTTAAATAGAATCGTCCCTTTTTAGCAAGTACAATGCGTATGCTACATTATGCTGGACTTGCCATTGCATTAAGTGCATGTGGCGAAGGAGCACCTGGTTCTGATAAAGTTGGCGATTCTAATCCTAAAACTCCTTTTAGTATAACGGAATCAGTAGGACGTTTTAACAATAATGGAAGTTATTCTTTTCGTGAAATAGATCCCGTATATGTTACATTAGAGGGTCAAATTCAATCAGTCCCCTTTACAGTTGATTGTCTCAGCTTTCGTGGCGAGAAATCAAGAGATGTATGTAAAGCATTTAATGGAGATTTGGGACTTGCTGGTATTGCAGTATTTGAAGATGGGGGAGAGGTTGAACAAGGTCTTCAAGCTAAAGAGTATGCCCAACGTCAATTTGCTTTAAGCCAACGTAATATTGAACTTGATTCTCCTGTCAAAATTACTCCGGAAAATGAAGAAATTCTTTTTGATCTTAATCAATGGTATTTTACTGATGGCCAATATCACTGTGATAATCGTATGACTGGTCAACAAGTGATCGAGAGTGAAGACTTTGCACGATTCTTTTTGGAGAAAATTCTTGATCGAGCTCTCGGTTCTGGATGGTCTATTTCATATGTTGCTAATCTTGCTAAAGAAATTGCTGATGAACGATATCCAATTAACCCAAATGCCGATTATGCTGTTTTTAGCAGAGTACCGGCACGACCACAAGATACATCGTTGCTTATTGAACTTAATACAGCGGGAACACTTCCTCCTGAAATAGTTGATGGGCGGTTAGCAGAAGAAGTTCTTGCAGGCTGTCGAGATGATCGACCAGTGCGAGAATTGCGCCCGGAACCTATGGAATTGATTGATTGTCTGAATGGGAATACGATGGGAAATGAATGGAAAGCAAATCGACCAGAGGTATTTACTCCCGGCGAGGAAGGGGTTATTGTATTTGCTGGAAGGCATGATGGCTATTTTGTGGATCGTGAGCTTTTAGATTTGAATGAAGGTCTTATTGTTGAACTTCGCGGTATTCGAACGGGAGGTATCGGATTTGGCATTGGCCTAGGTGAAAAGACTGGCGAAGGTGCTAATATAGGGATGTTTCTAGATATCCCTTTAGATCCCAATCAGATGTACTGCGGACTTTCTGTTGATAGTAATGATGATCGAACCGTTCCCTGTCTAAATCAACAGGTTTTGAATGACCATTTTACTATTCAATTTGAAGCAACACCACAAGAGACAATATTCTTTGCGAATGGGAGCGAAATCTCGAGATCAGGTCCACTTCCGAATTTAAAACCTTCAGCAGGACTATACATTGATGGGGGAGAAACAGGGGGATCGTTGGAATTTAGATTATGTGTCGGTCGACCTAAAACTAATTAGGCACGCAGCTGACTGATCCTCTTCTGATTATTCTACATTCACCGGGTAACCCCTGATTTAAGTTAATACATTTCTTAGCGTTTTCATTGACATCGGTTTCTGGATCACACCCGCAATGATAATCCTCCTCACCGAGATCTTTAAAATCCTCTACATTAAACCGTCCTCTACCTGCAACATCTTCCACAATTGCTGTTGAACAAACTTGTCTATTCTCATCCCCACATCCTACAGGTCCATGACACCAGAATCCTGGACTTGCTCCCGCACCATCACCTGCCAATTGGTATGTCCATGGAGAGCGACCAGCACACGCTGGCGCAACTTTGTCACAAGAAGAAATAACATCTGGATCAGTTTCCCGCGAGACATCAAAGCATTTCAAATCTTCATCTTCAATTGATTCGGCAACAAAATTAATATTAGTACACGTATTGCCTCGTAGTCCGTCACAGGTTCCAACTTCCTTGCTCGTTTCAAGAATATATCCAGCTCTTAAACCACTGCCAGCAGTAGCATCAAGACGAGCAATGCTACCTAATTCATCTGCTGTTCCAAAACAACCCATCTGCGACTCGCCTGCAAAACACTCTTTTCGGTCTTCACGATTATATGGTTCACGAGTAACTGGATTGCAACACGCATGTGTTGCCAAGAAAGGGTTAAACGTATGATCTTCTGTGGGGGGGATGTCAAAATTTGTAGTGCCATCGGCATTAAGTTGATATTTCAAATAATGTTTCGGATACGGCCAAGGATGTTCTGGATTAACATGAGGTACGCACCCATCAACACGCACGGCAATACTTTCTGTCGATGTTGTCGTTGTGGCATCAGTCGGACAATACGCAACATCAAGTTCAAGTGTGAGTGTCCCCAACCCTTTTTGTTGAAACGCTGAAAAAGAATTCTCCCCTCGTGCATCCGGCCCAAGCAAATTAGGAGAAGGACTTCCCGTTTCATCTTTCCAACGAGAAATCAAATCAGCATTTCCCCCATCTTTATACCAATCAATGCCATTGAGATCTTGTCGAAACCAAGGCAAAGCAAATTGGAAGTGACCATTTACATTTGTAGGTTGAAGATCTTTAGTATATTCAAATTTCTCTGTTTCTTCATCATTGACATAAGATAAACGTAAATGTTGGAGTTGTCGGTTGTTCAAAGAGGGATTTTCCGGATACTCAATCGTGACAAAGACAGGATCTTCGATAGAAGCGAGATAGACCTTATCGTCGCCTTGTGCATCAATAGTCTGTGCATACGAACGAA is part of the Candidatus Woesearchaeota archaeon genome and encodes:
- a CDS encoding 30S ribosomal protein S17e is translated as MGRIKTTRIKRKTKELLKMHGEKFSADFTQNKLLTNKFTTVQGKKLRNIIAGYMTRLKKREA
- a CDS encoding endonuclease/exonuclease/phosphatase family protein, producing MVRLISYNIEYCEGMEGIWYQYLYFWRIFFPPKKINQEIVEELKKIKPDILTLIEVDTGSFRNHGKDEVRFVEESLHLKSFVERVKYPLQGWLKLFHHVPVLNKQANAIISKYPIISHKYHVLHEGTKRVVIEATLKCPHKVTLLAAHLALGKETRMLQIKELINIVNSIKNPVILMGDFNTFNGEEEIAELLKRTHLSDKIKLDKESIPFTEPAWHPTRRLDYILTSKQINVKRYSVLHFAFSDHLPLMIDFTFKK
- the guaB gene encoding IMP dehydrogenase codes for the protein MMNPLSNLRLGLTYADVLLVPKRTPLSSRAEADVTSRFTKNIVLATPLASANMATVTEHKMAIALAREGGIGTIHQFNTIVEQVEEVRKVKRSTSYIIDNPVCCSPYITIADAVYIMKEKGVTSLLVTSSDELVGIFTSRDYLFETDQSRKVQDVMTPRNRLIIAQYGVPLEEAKRILHEHRIEKLPILREGKVFGLITTKDLHRLEFWPHATRDEKGRLRVAAAVGVKDTLERAKALVDAGCDCIVLDVAHAHSDLVIEQVKSLKRNLPVDIMVGNIATAQAARDLIEAGADGLKVGIGPSPVCTTRIIAGAGIPQLTAVLDVARVAQEYNVPVTADGGLKYPGDVTKALAAGASSVFSGTLFAGTDESPGMIILKDGKRYKKYHGSASYESNHTRTETKLGKQVKERLDIFVEGVSSLVDYKGPVSEVVSSLVHGLKSGLSYCGAHTIKEMQENAEFIQITGAGWEESKSSGMKTSE
- a CDS encoding TVP38/TMEM64 family protein, with the translated sequence MKTKHRMFVYLLLVFIILINIIPVLIVHSPASFLTLLSTPDLVRNFLITSGGWGIVLFVVLMGVSIILPIPSTPIALAGGYVYGLFFGTLLALVGLVIGSCTIFFLVRRYGKPLLEKLVDAHHIAHFNHIFARRGPAAALISYIIPIFPSDTVTLLLGLTPISFRTFLFILIGGHIPRYLILNGVGDTFQVGFSMYSVLFLAGGAALLFTVIFRRKLKMLFFKELHAFEKTIRYNHKKKRIV
- a CDS encoding translation initiation factor IF-2 subunit gamma; translation: MHTQPEINIALVGHVDHGKTTLTERLSGKWTDTHSEELKRGITIRLGYADFDIYLDEENNFYTTKEKSFKTNKPTKHLRKISLVDAPGHESLMATMLSGAAIVDGALLLVAANEKCPQPQTKEHLMALQITGIKNVIVIQNKIDLVSKEEALQNYQEIREFLSNTPFKDAPIIPISARANVNIDMLLEAIQTYIATPTRNTKDLPSMLIARSFDINKPGIKPAQLTGGVLGGTVKQGSFHIGDEVEIAPGYMVEEKNKKIWKPLHTKVVQIFSGGQPVEEIMPGGSMALKTDLDPSIVKSDALTGCLVGKPGKLPPVHYQIALDTFLLERVVGTKEETEVKPLAKQEVLMLNVNSAATVGVVVDPSKKNTTCVLKKPICASVGDRITISRRVGDRFRLIGYGILK
- a CDS encoding NAD(P)H-hydrate dehydratase; the encoded protein is MNINQLRKLMDRKKTSHKGENGHVLIIGGSEEYVGAVVLAGLAALRSGCDLVTVASPEKVAWAINRYSPDLLTQKIKVAFTVKLAKDMVKQVEKYDAILIGNGITKHADKFCQYFIRKSPKLKVIDADALKGLSFKEFSNSILTPHEKELEQMLINSNKEFLLPKLREANPKEKAEILQGNLRYFLQNDNVLLVKGPTDIIISKNKIAFNRTGNQGMTKAGTGDVLAGICAGFLAKSGDLFKSAVAASYINGYVADILLKNKKGYSFIASDIVEDLGKVLAMDKKVKKP